Part of the Zingiber officinale cultivar Zhangliang chromosome 8A, Zo_v1.1, whole genome shotgun sequence genome, TAATGAGTAAACTCAGCTCTGCAAAATAATATCCAATCATGGCACCAAATTTACCAAGTGAAGGAGCACGATAATTTCGGTGTAGTATATCAGATTCTGAATGCCGAAAACTAGTTTCAAGAAGTGTAACTAGAATTTGTTAGGCATCCTCGGGAGGTTGCCGAGTAGTTATGAAGGTTTCCAAGTATTTCTCCACATTGTTTAGTCCACATAGCTCCTTCACCACAGGCATGGTGGCAGGAGCATCAAATTGAAAGGCCAATGCAGAACTTTTAGTGTCGTCGGTAGAGAACTCAGTTCTCGTGGCTCTTATAGCTTCTCTTGTCGCACAATGAACTGAAACTGCTAAAAGCAAAGGTGGTTCTCCAGAAGCTGCAATAAGAAATTTATCAGCTGTTTACTGGCTTTCATCGTTCGGAAAAATAACCTCAGTTGGACAAGGCAGAGAGTGGGTGTTGCTGCGTATCgagatacatgtttttcaaacaaGAACTAGTTATCAACAAACATAATAATGGCACGCATAAACTGAATGAATATGAGTCGTACCAGTATAAACTTATTCATAATCACTAAACATTAAATTGAAGCAGAAGCCAAATCATCAAATAAATATTCATTGAACGAAGCTTAAATTATAGGTTGAGAAGGGAATACAACAATGCCCATCAGCCGCCAAAGTGTTGAATATAACAATATgaaaagaaacacaaatacaCAGGGTGGGCCTATTTGTGAATTAATTCAGATGTATTATTTGGATTTTTATGGTTTGCAATATCCTTATCAACATTCAAACTACCATTTTTTTCAGTTTACTGCATTAGGTGAAAGTTCAGGACGAGTGTCTTTTGATCaacaagattttttttattttctttttacaaTCAATATAACTTCCTGCAAGGACGACATGCAACCTAGAAATATGTGCAAAACGTAGTTCCAACTTCAAGTGTATCGGAATCAATAGTTAACATGGACGAAACATATAGTTTAGATAGTAGACTAACACCATATTGTATTCATGCAGACTAATACCATCCTGTAACAATACAGGTAAATGTAACTATATTATCCATGCTCGGAGAGTTTTAGTGGTTTCTATATTATTGGTGTTGGGATAGTTTTAATGGTCTCTATAAGAAAAACCTTTTCGTTCAATACCATTTGACACTCCTTTTGTTTAGTACCATTCGATACTAATCAAGATTTGATGATTCTTTGTCCATGACATATCCTTCAATTTAGTATACTAGTCACAGGATGAGAGAAAAACCCAATAAGAAGAGTTAGGAGAATAAGTACCAAACAAACATTAGCATTAGCAAAGAGAAGAAGCACAAAAGACGGAGAAATAATAATCCAATTTTAGTTGTGCTAGTCcaagtttagcttttgtaatTAATCAAGATATATTTATAATCACGTAGAGAAATCAGTTGCCATACCAAATAtcctaaaattatttaatttggaCCTTAAAAATTATGAGTTAGATTTTACTAGAAGGCTACAAGAATTAATTCTCTTGTCTTATGCACGAGACTCATTTTGGTATTCGAAAAGTATAACCTTTAGTCGAGATGCCCTTTAGCCAGAGTTgagattttttttgtattttttataattttgttttgtttcatcaaaattttaattcaattgacTTTCTAATTGTTATAGACTTTTATTTGGAGAAACCAAGCTGAGCTAAAGCATATTATCGATTGAAACACATTTGATATGATCGACACAAGAGAATCATTGCTATGGACGACTGCATTTCAGGCACAGAATGGTTTCTTAAGTCTTGTTGCAAAGCAATCACAATTTTCAGATAAAAGCAAAATCAATAGAGTTTTGAAGCGATATAATTCAAAATATGGATTCATACCCTTGGAGGAGAGAACGCGCTTTTGGTGATGCCGGCTGCTCAACAATTTAACATTGAAGTGCTTCGGGATTGTGTCGATGGTGGGGATCTTGTATGTCCAAGTACCATCAGAGACCACCAAACCATCTGAATTTTCCACAACTTCTTCATACATAAAGAAACCAATTCCTTGAACAAAGGCACCTTCAATCTGCCCAAAAGAGAGGCAAAGATTAATGTTTGATCATACTAATCGAGAAAAGTTTGAAGTTTAACATCATGTCATTAGGAATAGAGAGTTTTACACACGGCTTGTTTAGTTTTGAGATTTATTAACTAAATCAATCTTGTTCCTGGCTAATTGGATTGGTTACATCAATCTTGTTCCTTCATTAGACTCCATGAAACTTATATCGATAATAGTATTCTTATCTCTTAATCCTTTTAGTACAGTTACTAAGTTTATTTTGGTTCTCCCTCTATCGTATCTTTACCTTCAACTCTAAATCATTTCAACTTGTGTAACTACGAATCTATTGGTAGTCTGCAGATTTCATACCATCTTTAAtttgttttctttcattttataaAAAACCAAGATTTACAACAAAGATAATCCAATCATCAAATTACAAAGATTCTTATCTTGGCGCTTATAAAGTTTCGCTAATTGTCATTCTGTAATTTGCTCAGAGATTAACAAGGGATAaacaagaaaaagaacacaacaagtAGACCAGACCTGGCCCATATCCACAGCTGGATTCAAGCTCTGTCCACAGTCATATATCAGATCAGAACGGATAATCGTAGTGGATCCTGTAGCAATATCAACCTCTACCTACAACAGAGCCACAAATTGGAAGTTGCAAACCAAGAAATATACTAAAGTGTCTTGAAAACCAACTAATTTTTTTAACTGTGTGCCACGATCGATACAATTACCTCACTTATAGCAGCTCCATAATTTAGATATTGCATAGAATCAGTATCAGGAACCCAATAAGTGCTTGCTGACAGGTTTACACCTTGCATATTTGCCTGCAAATAAAGAAGGTGATTCACCATgcaagaaaaaaatgaaattgtgATGGTTCAAACTATCGAATTAGACCAGAAAATAGCATCTTACTtccatttaaatatattttgtttcattGGGTGGTTGTTAGGAAGCAACACAAAGAATTGTTGCATCGATGAAATGAAGATAGAAAACAGGCTGATTCAGATACCTCATAAATGAATTAGAGAAATCACTTTAGCTACTGATAACTGATATGTGATAACTAACAATGGAACAAACAAAATACGGAAAATGAGAAATTGTTGTATTTATTTATAGGATTTAGATGTGCACCTGGGAAATTAGTGTCTCCCATGAGACGGAACTGGTTTTTTCTTCTAAACTTTGCTTAAGAGACTTCAGTCTGTCAGCTAGAATACTGCATGAGAGACGAACAGCTTCACAACTTGATTCAGATGTAGTGCTCCCAGCAGTCCAGCCTCCCTGAACCATACTAAGAGTATCAGCTTGAATAATCCGTACCCTGTCCAAAAGCTTTTGGCTTCCACCTTCGAAGAGTTGGCCAAGTCCAAATGCCGTAATCTGCTTCACCTTTGTCCACAGTCCCTGTCCTAACTCAACTCCTCCAACTTCAACAACAATCGAACTGTCATTTAGAATCGATACTTTCCCTGGAGTTGGTCTTAGTGTAACTTGGTGTACAATGGGTACCCAGGAAATTCCACGTTTTCTCCATTTATTGCAAAAGTTGAAGTGCCGGACCATTTCAAGGCGATCAAAATAGCTTGTTGATGAAATCAATTCATCAACTATAGCAGGTAGTGTATATTCAGGGTTTTCTCCAGCACTGCTTCCATAAAACATCTTAATGCTTTCGTAAGTATGCAAATTCTTATTTCTCACAAGATTGGCATCCATGGAGAGGTATGCTGCTACATGTTCAATAACTGTTTCAGAAATAAAAGATCCCTGTGCTTCTCCTGGAGCCCTCATAGCTGATTTACTTGGAAGATTTGTCCGACAGACTTTGATATCGAATGAGAGAGCACCCCAGTTGTATTTCCTTAGAGCTCCTACCACATTATATGGGATAGATGGGCTAACATCTTTTGTTATGCCTGCATTAATTAGTAGATCTACATGCAAAGCTGTAATCTTCCCGTCGGACTTGAAACCAACAGAATAATTTATTTTCATTGGATGTCGTCCTCCAGTTATAACCATGTCTGTTTGGCGATCAAGGTACATCCTAACAGGACGCTGTAATTTATATGCAGCCAGAGCACATGCTGTTGCAACCTAAACATCAGAATATCGACTTTTTAGAGTATTTAAAGATGAATTACATAGAGCACAGTTCAGAAATTTGTTTATAGATTCATCGAATGATTTGTTGTTTTGGGAGTCATAATCAAATGAATGAAACATCCAATGATAGTAACAAGATATATTGTTTGAATTATTTTAAGATTCATGCTTTGAAGCATATGGTCATGTTCCGGTAAACAGATAACCATGGGTTTGGCTATTCTCTTCAGCTCACACTTATCATGATATTTCATATTCAATAAAGGATTAGAGAAGTGCCCTCTGCAAACAAGGCGATATCTAATAGATAATCGTTAACCAAACAAGAACATACAAAATGACAGTACAAACAAGCTTTTTATTGAAATCTAAATTCCTATTTCTTGGTGTTTTTTAAGTGGGAAGGGCATCATCATATAGTGACAGTCTATGCACACTAATCATTCCAAATACGTGTGGCTAACCATTATTGAATGTAACCAAATCAATGCATAAGAGATTcaaataattgataaaaataaattatttatatgcTCACAGGAATCGCCCGTACAGCTTTCCCACCAAAACCTCCTCCAACTCTTCTAGTTATAACACGAACATTGTGATCAGGAATTCCAAGACATTTAGCAATCAAACCCTGTGCAGTCTCAGGACATTGAGTTGAACTATAAACCACAATGCAATTATCTTCGTCTGGCACGGCAAGAGATGTTTGTGTTTCCATGTAAAAATAGTATTGTGAACCAAGTTTAACCTGCATATGACCATGACATTTAAGTGAAGAAAAGAAGAATAAGCTTGAAGGATTAGAAAATATTGCTTATCCTTTAGTATATCCTTAATTTTACCCCCCAAAAATACAAAACTTTCCAAATGCCGTTAGTTTTACCCATAAAAGTAAAACTTTCCAAATGCACATCACACATTACAACACATTGGAACTTTTCTATGAACTTAAAACTTTTGTAGCTACAATCTAGCTAAGAGGTCCCTGGTAGGCTTGTTCAACTTCCTTCAAAGAATACTGATCCTTAACATTAGTTAAAGCCCAATAATCAAAAGTCATCATTTTTATTTTATCCCACAAACTGCATTATGAATAGGCATCTTCTCCAATTTATCATGCATCTAATTGAGGATATGCCTTAATCAGTAGATGACCAACATGCATGGTCCAAACTCCAAAGAGTTGTAGTTTGATACgcaaaatagtaaaataaattgtttaaattaaactCGATCAAAAGACTCAATATAAGTCTGCATTAAACTCACAATCTCAACAGGAAGATGACAGTCAGCATTTATGTTGGTCCAGTAAAAAATATTCATGATAATATAAAATCACCTCTGCTGATAGAATTTTGTGTTCAGCTTCTGCCATTCCTCCAGATAGGTTTCCAACATTTTGAGGATATAAAAATGGAGGGATATCAaagaaacttgatcttctgactgCATCTTCAACACTTAGAATTGGAGGTTCTAAATTTTCAGTGGAATATTGCACATTTGCCTGTTTAGCAGCCATATTGGCGTATCTCTGTGTTTCTGCAACCTAAAGCTCCCCGAAAATTAGATGTAATTTCTAGGAATGTATATATTTCAAACATGAAGAACACAAAACATAAGTCAAAATGGTGGAAGGATGGAAATACCACAAGGCCAAGAGGTTGACCAGCACATTCAGTCAGAGAGTCAGCAAATAAAGGTTCAGTGCCAAACATAGTGCCAGATCCAACATTTTTGCCACCAGGTGGAATATCATTGACACTTATATAGGTGATGATCTTCTCTGATGCCAACGTAGGGTTGAACTTAATACCCTTTATACAAGCTAAAGGATGTGTGCTGTATACAAATGCACCATATAGACAGTCCTTTGGAGAaggaatatcatccacatatatcGCTTCACCTGGTTTGGGCATAAGAGCAAAACTAATGGCCATTAGCTGCTTAATATATGGTAAAAATGGATCCTTCAGATAAACAATGATGCAATTTGAAGTGTTAACTATCCAAtatcaaaacaaaagaaacatattatAGAGATGTGAAAAATAAAGGGCACTTCGTTTTCTTACACACCAAGTATGAAAATTTAAATCTTGTATTTGGTAACTAAAAATTATTTGGAATTATAAAAGTCATTAACATGATTTCATGATATTCCTACCATCGGGAATATCAGCATACCCCTAAAAATTTTGAACACCATACTATATCAGCAATCTTAGTTAAGACAACTAGACAAGAACACGTATCCATTTGTGTTTGATCTTTGAAGATAATAACCTTGAACTGAAATGACCTTCTACAGCTAGCCTTCCCTCATATTCGTATCTACTTTGCCGCAACACCCCCAAGCCTCTAATTGTAAACTTTTTTCATTAGTTTCTCCAGTACAATGACACCTCAGTTTAAAGGACCTATTCCTAACTTATCAAACTCCAGCATACAATTCAACAGGCAAAGTTCAAGTATGAAGCTGACAAATCTTTGTTGAAGTAGGAAATTACCAGATAATTCTCAACCATATAGGAAATCTAGTGCAGTTACCAACGAAGCTCCTATTCATCAAAATTTTCCTCAGGACATTGATCAATTAATATCTCTCAAATGCAGCTTCCCTCAGATTTAGGGTTTTTGTCAGCGAATAATTGTGTTTTGCAACACTGACTCAGAGGATACTCATCATCTGTATGGTGAATATTTCTTTGTCATGTATGATTGGAAGTCTCTCACCAATAGAATACAACTAGAATACATTCCACACAGTTTTTGATCCTTCGAATGActtgaatttcaaatttcaacCCCACTTCTAAGTGAAATTCTCCCATCAGATATGGGATGGACTTTGTTTGTTGGAGCTTAAGAACAACGAGATTGTTAGAAATACTTTCAGTGGACTTGACATTTTGACCTTGGTACAATCTCACTGGTTGGCTTCATCCTTCCTGTATTGGTAATTCTTTTTCGTTGATTTTGGTTTGTTCCTCAAGAGCATAACTATTTATCTCTCAAAAATAAACTATGGTGGATGTTCTCTATAGTGTCGCATGCTAGTCCAGACAACCATATTATGAAAAACAAATTAAAAGTCAAAAAAatgattgaaaatatttaacagaaataacataaacaaaaaaaatgtaaATGATGAAAAATTCCAACTACAAAAAAAGAATGATGTAAAACATACCAGAGGTTTGAATTTCAGCTCCAACTTTTTCGATAGGCACACCAACCGGCTGATATTCCTTGCCATACTGAATCATCTGATTTGAGGACAAGAGAACACTGGAACTGTTAAATAGTTCAGAGTTTGATGCCTCATGATGTGATAAATCGGAATTCCTGTTGAAATTTTCATTAGGATGTTCAGTGATTACAGCAACACCAGAAGCATTGTTATGATAATTGTTCTCAGGCACAGCCAAGTCTTTAGATAGTGGTTGAAGAAATTTGAACAGAAAAGCAACTGCCAAACTTGATCTATAGCTTGAATGGGGAGTGCCTTGCTTTGGTATGATGGTCTCTTTGAGTAATTTAATAGCTTCCAGTAAAACTGAGACTTCTAGTACTTTACCCACCAAAAAATTCTCAACTTTCCTAGCTCTGATGGCATGTTCACTTCCATAAGCCCCAAAAGCCAAATGTAGATATAGTAAAACAGTATTCCCAGTAATCTTATCGGAAAAAACATGAGCCAAAAAAGCAGAATTCAAGTACGAAACAGCATTCCCTAGGGGGCGTGGAGCTGCTCTGTATGTTTCAAATATGATATTGGATTTACTTCTATGTGAAGACACACTGTGCTGGTCAGTTCCGTAAGATAACTCCACCATGGAAATCGAAGGAATAAGTATGCTCACGAGTATGGTTTTCTCATCTAATGGAGGCCACTCTAAAAAATCTTCCAGAGAAAGAATCCGCCTATCTGAAGCCGTCCTAACACAAACAGTTGATCCAGCAGCTAGAAGTATAGTAGTAACATCTGATGCAAATTGAAATTTTTGTGCCATGATCAGATTGCCTCCCAAACTTGCCATATTTCTGACAAATGGTGATGCTACCTTATCCAAATGATCAGCAATCTTATCAAAGACCATTTTTTCAGCTGAAGGCACACTATCAACATTTTCTTTTAGCACTTCAATAGCCCTGGAAATTGTTACAGCTGCTCCAAATGAAATACCTGTGTGATCCCTTTTGATCACTGAGAGCTCTGGTATCCCTTTGAGATCAATATATTTATCATATAGGTTGTTCTCTTTGTAAACACCAGATCCAGTGTTTCCGACGACCAATTTTGTACGGCTCCCAATGAATGCATTAGAATTCAGGAGTTGATACAATCCCTCGAAGCTAGTAGGTCGGTACCACTGAGAATCCAGAAAGTTTGTATTCTTACCATTCATCAAAGTATCTAAAGATGTTTTGACAACAGATTTTAAGAAGTCAGGAAAAGTGAAGATTTTTCCTCGGTTGTGACCAGGCAACTTGCTGACAATTGCATCTTCCCCTTTCTTCCAGAATGTATTCAGACCCAGATCTTCCAAATCAACATCAGCTGCAAAGCTCCTGCAGACATCTGCAATGGGTCGATAACCAGTGCACCGACAAAGGTTGCCGGCAATAGCCTTCTCTGCCTCAAGTTTTGTGATCTTTGAGAACCCATTTGGAGGCTCAGGCCTATTAGTCTTGTCTGCATTGGTAAGAGCTGAGAAAAGTGACATACACATGCCTGGAGTGCAAAAGCCACACTGGGATGCATGAAATCCTGTAAATCTCTGATGAATTGGATGGAAGCCATCCCTACTATTTCCAAGCCCCTCGGTGGTAGTAACAGAACATAAATGTAAACTGCAAAGTAGAGTAAGGCATGAACTGACACTTGAGTCCTTCACTTGACCACTAACTGGATCATAAGTTGAAAGAAGTACAACACACGCTCCACATCCACCTAAACCATGAGATTGCAGATGTGCATTAAACTAGAGCTGAAAAATCCAAGTCTTTAGGTGGCATGATACTCCAAGTAATTCAAAATTTTCTCAGCAGAAAAAAGGGGGCACCTTCCAGATACTATAAAATGTTGAGCCAAGAGTTCTTAAATAAAATGCATCTAACATGAGTTACGAATAAAGCACCGCAGCAGTCATCTTTTCATGGTATTGAATGCACATATAACACATGGCAAGACCCAAACAAGTAGATGACTCACTCAAACGACAACAGAAGCAGAGAAGTTATAAGATAAACAAAGCTACAGAAGATAGGTTAATGGCCATGGGCAGGTATCAGACCAAAGTACTTGTTGAAACAAAACATCAGTGGCGCtcataaatgaaaataaatgaagATTCACTCGAGTTT contains:
- the LOC122008453 gene encoding indole-3-acetaldehyde oxidase-like is translated as MEGKLVFAVNGKRFELAEVDPSSSLLEFLRTRTRFTGPKLGCGEGGCGACVVLLSTYDPVSGQVKDSSVSSCLTLLCSLHLCSVTTTEGLGNSRDGFHPIHQRFTGFHASQCGFCTPGMCMSLFSALTNADKTNRPEPPNGFSKITKLEAEKAIAGNLCRCTGYRPIADVCRSFAADVDLEDLGLNTFWKKGEDAIVSKLPGHNRGKIFTFPDFLKSVVKTSLDTLMNGKNTNFLDSQWYRPTSFEGLYQLLNSNAFIGSRTKLVVGNTGSGVYKENNLYDKYIDLKGIPELSVIKRDHTGISFGAAVTISRAIEVLKENVDSVPSAEKMVFDKIADHLDKVASPFVRNMASLGGNLIMAQKFQFASDVTTILLAAGSTVCVRTASDRRILSLEDFLEWPPLDEKTILVSILIPSISMVELSYGTDQHSVSSHRSKSNIIFETYRAAPRPLGNAVSYLNSAFLAHVFSDKITGNTVLLYLHLAFGAYGSEHAIRARKVENFLVGKVLEVSVLLEAIKLLKETIIPKQGTPHSSYRSSLAVAFLFKFLQPLSKDLAVPENNYHNNASGVAVITEHPNENFNRNSDLSHHEASNSELFNSSSVLLSSNQMIQYGKEYQPVGVPIEKVGAEIQTSGEAIYVDDIPSPKDCLYGAFVYSTHPLACIKGIKFNPTLASEKIITYISVNDIPPGGKNVGSGTMFGTEPLFADSLTECAGQPLGLVVAETQRYANMAAKQANVQYSTENLEPPILSVEDAVRRSSFFDIPPFLYPQNVGNLSGGMAEAEHKILSAEVKLGSQYYFYMETQTSLAVPDEDNCIVVYSSTQCPETAQGLIAKCLGIPDHNVRVITRRVGGGFGGKAVRAIPVATACALAAYKLQRPVRMYLDRQTDMVITGGRHPMKINYSVGFKSDGKITALHVDLLINAGITKDVSPSIPYNVVGALRKYNWGALSFDIKVCRTNLPSKSAMRAPGEAQGSFISETVIEHVAAYLSMDANLVRNKNLHTYESIKMFYGSSAGENPEYTLPAIVDELISSTSYFDRLEMVRHFNFCNKWRKRGISWVPIVHQVTLRPTPGKVSILNDSSIVVEVGGVELGQGLWTKVKQITAFGLGQLFEGGSQKLLDRVRIIQADTLSMVQGGWTAGSTTSESSCEAVRLSCSILADRLKSLKQSLEEKTSSVSWETLISQANMQGVNLSASTYWVPDTDSMQYLNYGAAISEVEVDIATGSTTIIRSDLIYDCGQSLNPAVDMGQIEGAFVQGIGFFMYEEVVENSDGLVVSDGTWTYKIPTIDTIPKHFNVKLLSSRHHQKRVLSSKASGEPPLLLAVSVHCATREAIRATRTEFSTDDTKSSALAFQFDAPATMPVVKELCGLNNVEKYLETFITTRQPPEDA